The following proteins are encoded in a genomic region of Deltaproteobacteria bacterium:
- the rplK gene encoding 50S ribosomal protein L11 — protein MAKKIIGSIKLQVKGGQANPSPPIGPALGQHGVNIAEFCKAFNARTQDQTGTVIPVIITIYADRSFSFITKTPPAAVLLKQVAKIAKGSPEPNRQKVGSVTRKQVEEIAKVKLEDLNAIDLAGAVKIIEGTARSMGITVT, from the coding sequence ATGGCAAAGAAGATTATTGGATCCATAAAGCTTCAGGTTAAAGGGGGACAGGCCAATCCGTCCCCACCCATAGGGCCTGCGCTGGGTCAGCATGGGGTGAATATTGCAGAGTTTTGCAAGGCATTCAATGCCAGGACCCAAGACCAGACAGGCACTGTCATTCCGGTCATCATCACCATATATGCGGACAGATCTTTCTCTTTTATTACCAAGACACCTCCTGCCGCAGTGTTGCTAAAGCAGGTTGCCAAAATTGCCAAAGGGTCGCCCGAGCCAAACCGGCAAAAGGTCGGGTCTGTCACGCGAAAACAGGTAGAGGAGATTGCGAAGGTCAAGCTTGAAGACCTCAATGCAATCGATCTGGCCGGCGCCGTCAAGATTATTGAGGGAACTGCAAGAAGTATGGGCATTACAGTGACCTGA